The following coding sequences lie in one Candidatus Eremiobacterota bacterium genomic window:
- the tsaE gene encoding tRNA (adenosine(37)-N6)-threonylcarbamoyltransferase complex ATPase subunit type 1 TsaE, which translates to MRLTLSTEAEFVQFAQTFARGLRLGDVVALSGPVGSGKTTFVRAVVTALHGADQSCSPSFTFRHRYDGDPPIEHIDFFRIDDPRELRELGLEEALDDRSIALVEWWQNAPDAIPQRRYEIEIEGAGNQPRRLSLRLPQ; encoded by the coding sequence ATGCGTTTGACTCTTTCCACCGAAGCCGAGTTCGTCCAATTTGCGCAAACATTTGCGCGCGGTCTGCGGCTCGGTGACGTCGTCGCGCTCTCCGGCCCCGTCGGCTCGGGAAAGACCACGTTCGTCCGAGCAGTCGTAACGGCGCTTCACGGCGCCGATCAAAGCTGCAGCCCAAGCTTCACGTTCCGGCACCGTTACGACGGCGATCCGCCAATCGAGCATATCGATTTCTTTCGAATCGACGACCCGCGCGAACTGCGCGAGCTCGGGCTCGAAGAAGCGCTCGACGACCGCTCGATCGCGTTGGTCGAATGGTGGCAGAATGCGCCGGACGCTATTCCGCAGCGGCGGTACGAAATCGAAATCGAAGGCGCCGGGAACCAGCCACGTCGGCTTTCTCTTCGCCTGCCGCAGTGA
- the rimI gene encoding ribosomal protein S18-alanine N-acetyltransferase — protein MELDRPAQRPSRLAIRPMVTSDIAAVTRIERTSFSTVWPSDAFYNELGTNKLAHYFVGLFEERLVGYGGIWSILEDSHVTTLAVDPAYRGRRFGEVLLLRLIDEAIDRDAAWITLEVRESNTVAQRLYRKYGFTTVTMRTGYYSDDNESALIMWAGSLRSELYRNRLRVLRARVEQ, from the coding sequence ATGGAGCTCGATCGTCCCGCGCAGCGTCCCAGCCGTTTGGCGATTCGGCCGATGGTGACGTCCGACATCGCCGCGGTGACCCGGATCGAACGCACCTCCTTTTCAACCGTCTGGCCATCCGACGCTTTTTACAACGAGTTGGGTACCAACAAGCTCGCGCACTATTTCGTAGGTCTTTTCGAGGAACGGCTCGTTGGGTACGGCGGAATATGGTCGATCCTCGAAGACTCACACGTCACGACCCTCGCCGTCGATCCAGCCTACCGCGGGCGGCGTTTCGGCGAGGTGCTGCTGCTGCGCCTGATCGACGAGGCCATCGATCGCGATGCGGCGTGGATAACCTTGGAAGTGCGCGAGAGTAATACGGTCGCTCAACGGCTTTACCGCAAGTACGGATTCACAACCGTCACGATGCGTACCGGGTACTACAGCGACGACAACGAAAGCGCGCTCATCATGTGGGCGGGCAGCTTGCGCAGTGAACTCTATCGGAACCGGTTACGGGTCTTGCGCGCCCGCGTCGAGCAGTAG
- the tsaB gene encoding tRNA (adenosine(37)-N6)-threonylcarbamoyltransferase complex dimerization subunit type 1 TsaB encodes MNVLALDGALGAFSAAVADDSRVAAAQSEAGNIALERGLAIVGEVLHKARLQAAGIDRVAVGIGPGSFTGLRIAIAYAKALAAAWNRPLVPVNSFDLLEFGGEFERVLTVVVGRAGVISARFRANSHSRRASGRIDDVLDELLAGTNADRIDVVGAPKDVLDALAERGRVVRPLQPAVTPAAAALAAIAVLRTPLASPHSVQADYGELPAAKPPRS; translated from the coding sequence GTGAACGTTCTTGCCCTGGATGGGGCACTCGGCGCCTTTTCCGCCGCCGTTGCTGACGATTCGCGCGTCGCGGCGGCGCAGAGCGAAGCCGGCAATATCGCACTGGAACGCGGTTTGGCAATCGTCGGAGAGGTGCTGCACAAGGCCCGGCTTCAGGCCGCCGGCATCGATCGCGTGGCGGTGGGCATCGGGCCTGGAAGCTTTACCGGATTGCGCATCGCCATCGCGTATGCCAAGGCGCTTGCCGCGGCCTGGAATCGTCCGCTGGTTCCTGTCAATTCCTTCGACCTTCTGGAGTTCGGAGGCGAGTTCGAGCGCGTGCTCACCGTCGTTGTGGGACGGGCGGGCGTTATCTCGGCTCGCTTTCGAGCGAACTCGCATTCGCGGCGCGCCTCCGGACGCATTGACGACGTGCTCGACGAGCTGCTCGCCGGCACAAACGCCGACCGCATCGATGTCGTCGGGGCGCCGAAGGACGTGCTGGACGCACTCGCCGAACGCGGCAGAGTCGTGCGTCCCCTGCAACCCGCCGTGACCCCCGCCGCCGCAGCCCTCGCCGCAATCGCCGTCCTCCGCACGCCCCTTGCAAGTCCACATTCGGTGCAGGCCGATTATGGCGAACTTCCTGCGGCGAAACCGCCTCGATCGTAG
- the gyrA gene encoding DNA gyrase subunit A: MNNDIIAQVNVEDEMRESYLAYAMSVIASRALPDVRDGLKPVQRRILYAMREMGFDPNKQHRKCAGIIGEVLKSYHPHGDSSVYDALVRMAQDFTLRYPLVDGHGNFGSIDPDPPAAYRYTEARLARTALDVLADIDKETVGFISTFDNQGVEPSVLPGRFPQLLLNGSSGIAVGMATNIPPHNLGEIADAIAALIDDPHASDDDICDIVKGPDFPTGGTILGHEAIREAYKTGRGSIAIRGKAEIVEERGKHKIVITEIPYQVYKGRIIEAISEAYSEKRIVGISRMDDESNRKGMRVVIELQRSATPKVVLNQLFKHTPLQASFGFNMLALVPLGERRADGTVAIEPQVLTLKQLLEHFIAHRKDVITRRTAYDLRKAEERAHLLEGYRIALDNIDEVIEIVRSSQTTDEAKLRLSARFDLSEVQAQAIVDMRLRTLVGLERKKIEDEYAELIKTIAELNDILRSPRRIAHIVKNEALDLKKRFGDERRTTIEPAEDEISIEQITPNIDVVVTYTVGGYIKRVTVDTFRTQSRGGRGVTGISNLKREDVVSNFFVTKTHDHVLFFTNMGRVYRLRGYEIPDTTRQARGTALVNLLTLPPGEQVTAVFPIDRFEGERYLVMVTKQGVIKKTKLEEFANVRRNGLIAINLDSGDELLAVDLSNGSRDIILASTQGMAVHFNEKDVRPMGRVARGVKAMTLEKGDTVVAMDVIEDERREVLLVTSLGFGKRTPIAEYRHTSRGGKGVKAFARQRDDIGQVVDQILVAPEDQILMITSGNQVIRLKVGDIRKTGRDTKGVRLQRLSGGDEVIALTNLGKQAKQITEITGEPQQPEL; this comes from the coding sequence TTGAACAACGATATCATAGCGCAGGTCAATGTCGAAGACGAAATGCGGGAGAGCTATCTCGCCTACGCGATGTCGGTCATTGCCTCTCGCGCGCTTCCCGACGTGCGCGACGGACTCAAGCCCGTGCAGCGCCGCATTCTCTACGCCATGCGCGAGATGGGATTCGATCCGAACAAGCAGCATCGCAAGTGCGCCGGTATCATCGGCGAAGTGCTAAAGAGTTACCATCCCCACGGTGACTCGTCGGTTTACGACGCGCTCGTGCGCATGGCTCAAGATTTTACATTGCGCTATCCGTTGGTCGACGGGCACGGAAACTTCGGATCGATCGATCCCGATCCGCCGGCCGCCTATCGTTACACCGAGGCGCGGCTCGCGCGCACCGCGCTCGACGTTTTGGCCGACATCGATAAAGAGACCGTCGGCTTTATTTCCACCTTCGACAATCAGGGCGTCGAGCCAAGCGTGCTTCCCGGGCGCTTTCCGCAACTGCTCCTCAACGGATCGAGCGGTATCGCGGTCGGCATGGCGACCAACATCCCGCCGCACAATCTCGGCGAGATCGCCGATGCCATCGCCGCGTTGATCGACGATCCGCACGCCAGCGACGACGATATCTGCGATATCGTCAAAGGCCCCGATTTCCCGACCGGCGGCACGATTCTTGGCCACGAAGCGATCCGCGAGGCCTACAAGACGGGCCGCGGCTCGATCGCGATTCGGGGAAAAGCCGAAATCGTCGAAGAGCGCGGCAAGCACAAGATCGTCATCACCGAAATTCCGTATCAAGTTTATAAAGGGCGAATCATCGAGGCGATCTCGGAGGCGTATTCAGAGAAACGTATCGTCGGGATCTCGCGAATGGACGATGAGTCCAACCGCAAAGGCATGCGCGTCGTTATCGAGCTCCAGCGCAGCGCGACGCCTAAGGTCGTGCTCAATCAGCTCTTCAAGCATACGCCTCTCCAGGCGAGTTTCGGCTTCAACATGCTCGCGCTCGTGCCGCTGGGCGAACGACGCGCCGACGGGACCGTCGCGATCGAGCCGCAGGTGCTCACGCTCAAGCAACTGCTCGAGCACTTCATCGCGCACCGTAAGGATGTCATCACGCGGCGGACCGCGTACGACCTGCGCAAGGCTGAAGAGCGCGCCCATCTGCTCGAGGGCTATCGAATCGCCCTCGACAACATCGATGAGGTCATCGAGATCGTGCGCTCGAGCCAGACGACCGACGAAGCCAAGCTGCGTCTCTCGGCGCGTTTCGATCTGAGCGAGGTTCAAGCGCAAGCAATAGTCGACATGCGCCTGCGAACGCTCGTCGGTCTCGAGCGCAAAAAAATAGAAGACGAGTATGCCGAGCTCATCAAGACGATCGCGGAGCTTAACGACATTCTTCGAAGCCCACGGCGTATCGCGCACATCGTCAAGAACGAAGCGCTCGACCTCAAGAAACGCTTCGGGGACGAGCGGCGCACCACGATTGAGCCGGCCGAAGACGAGATCTCGATCGAGCAGATTACCCCGAACATCGACGTCGTCGTTACCTACACGGTCGGCGGCTACATCAAGCGCGTTACCGTCGACACGTTCCGCACGCAGAGCCGCGGCGGGCGCGGCGTGACCGGCATCTCGAATCTCAAGCGTGAGGACGTTGTAAGCAACTTCTTCGTCACGAAGACTCACGATCACGTGCTCTTTTTTACCAACATGGGCCGCGTCTACCGGTTGCGCGGCTACGAAATTCCCGACACGACGCGCCAGGCTCGGGGCACGGCGCTGGTCAATCTGCTCACGCTTCCACCCGGCGAACAAGTGACCGCCGTCTTCCCGATCGATCGCTTCGAAGGCGAACGCTATTTAGTGATGGTGACGAAGCAAGGTGTCATCAAGAAGACCAAGCTCGAAGAGTTCGCCAACGTTCGGCGCAACGGGCTGATTGCCATCAATCTGGATTCGGGCGACGAGCTGCTCGCCGTGGATCTCTCCAATGGCTCGCGCGACATCATTCTCGCGTCCACTCAGGGTATGGCCGTGCACTTCAACGAGAAGGACGTGCGTCCAATGGGCCGCGTCGCGCGCGGCGTGAAGGCGATGACGCTCGAGAAAGGCGACACCGTGGTGGCCATGGACGTGATCGAAGACGAGCGCCGCGAAGTTCTGCTGGTGACCTCACTCGGATTCGGCAAGCGTACGCCGATCGCCGAATACCGCCATACCTCGCGCGGCGGCAAGGGCGTCAAAGCCTTTGCGCGCCAGCGCGACGACATCGGCCAAGTCGTCGACCAAATTTTGGTTGCACCCGAAGATCAGATTCTGATGATCACGTCGGGAAATCAGGTGATTCGGCTCAAGGTGGGCGACATCCGCAAGACCGGCCGCGATACCAAGGGCGTGCGCCTCCAGCGTTTAAGTGGTGGCGATGAGGTTATAGCACTGACGAATCTGGGCAAGCAGGCCAAGCAGATTACGGAGATTACCGGAGAACCGCAACAACCCGAGCTGTAG
- the yqeK gene encoding bis(5'-nucleosyl)-tetraphosphatase (symmetrical) YqeK, producing the protein MHDRTSFTQFARRIRDHIGQDHRYAHSVRVARCAATLARRHGVDSGKARLAGMLHDLARLYTPERLLAECEARNLPIGAAEREHPMLLHARLGAALARERFGVDDRDVLSAIEKHTSGAEQMSPLDCVVYLADSLEPQRTFRERSELWEFALRDLAGATRETMRVTALHHLRKRQRARAQGEVPSLP; encoded by the coding sequence GTGCACGATCGGACGAGCTTTACGCAGTTCGCGCGACGCATTCGCGACCACATCGGACAAGATCATCGCTACGCCCACAGCGTGCGCGTCGCGCGTTGCGCGGCGACGTTGGCCCGGCGGCACGGCGTTGACTCGGGCAAGGCGCGACTTGCCGGAATGCTTCACGACCTCGCGCGTCTCTATACCCCCGAGCGCCTCCTCGCCGAATGCGAAGCGAGGAATCTGCCGATCGGAGCCGCGGAACGCGAGCACCCGATGCTGTTGCACGCTCGCTTGGGCGCGGCGCTTGCACGCGAGCGATTCGGCGTCGACGATCGCGACGTGCTCTCGGCAATCGAAAAGCATACCAGCGGAGCCGAGCAGATGTCGCCGCTCGACTGCGTCGTCTACTTGGCCGATTCGCTCGAACCGCAGCGGACGTTTCGCGAACGCAGCGAGCTTTGGGAGTTTGCGCTGCGCGATCTCGCCGGCGCGACCCGGGAAACCATGCGAGTGACCGCGCTGCATCACCTTCGAAAACGGCAACGCGCACGAGCTCAAGGGGAAGTGCCATCGCTGCCCTGA
- the rsfS gene encoding ribosome silencing factor, whose translation MAALIEIVRESALDKKGEGFVALDVAGRTILADTFAIVTGRSKIQTRAIADSIVQAARGAGHDASRVEGYGDGSWILIDLGNVIVHVFTPEQRTFYNLERLWSPLAERKAQGS comes from the coding sequence ATCGCTGCCCTGATCGAGATCGTCCGCGAGAGCGCGCTCGATAAGAAGGGTGAAGGGTTCGTCGCGCTCGACGTCGCCGGTCGAACGATTCTCGCCGATACCTTCGCGATCGTCACCGGTCGTTCGAAGATACAAACGCGCGCCATCGCCGACTCGATCGTGCAGGCCGCGCGCGGAGCCGGCCACGACGCATCGCGCGTCGAGGGTTACGGCGACGGGTCGTGGATTCTGATCGATTTGGGAAACGTCATCGTGCACGTTTTCACCCCGGAGCAACGCACGTTCTATAATCTCGAACGTTTGTGGTCGCCGCTCGCCGAACGAAAGGCTCAGGGATCGTGA